Proteins encoded together in one Halothermothrix orenii H 168 window:
- the mltG gene encoding endolytic transglycosylase MltG translates to MKKAARVFLISIIVITGLLKFTSLISPVNRYDNTIIGVEIKSGSSSREISQKLYNKGLIKSARLFNILVSVSGFDNSLKAGYYEWSPSDNLISIIKDLNRGRVATFKITIPEGFTVEEVAEKLGEVTFYSKENYLSLAEGNNFNRPYLPRKRQGVKYVLEGFLYPDTYIIPKEYNPGQVLNVMLNNFEEKCWQELREKSLKKGITPYEAIIIASLIEKEARLETEKPIISAVIYNRLRKGMLLQIDATVQYSLPEWKDRVLYKDLRIDSRYNTYKYPGLPPGPICNPGKSSIEAALNPADVDYLFYFALEDGSHIFTTTYEEHLRQQNKYRRGLENE, encoded by the coding sequence CTTCATTAATTAGTCCGGTAAACAGATATGATAATACTATAATCGGGGTAGAGATTAAATCCGGGTCTTCAAGCAGGGAAATCAGTCAAAAACTTTATAATAAGGGTTTAATAAAGTCTGCCCGATTATTTAATATACTGGTAAGTGTCAGCGGATTTGATAATAGCTTAAAAGCGGGTTATTATGAATGGAGCCCAAGTGATAACCTTATTAGTATTATTAAAGACCTTAACAGAGGCCGGGTAGCTACTTTTAAAATCACTATACCTGAAGGATTTACAGTTGAAGAGGTAGCTGAAAAACTTGGAGAGGTTACATTTTACAGTAAAGAAAATTATCTCAGTCTCGCTGAAGGTAACAATTTTAATCGCCCCTACCTGCCCCGTAAGAGACAGGGTGTTAAATATGTTCTTGAGGGGTTTTTATATCCTGATACATATATAATTCCTAAAGAATATAACCCCGGGCAGGTTTTGAATGTTATGTTAAATAATTTTGAGGAAAAATGCTGGCAAGAATTAAGAGAAAAGTCCTTGAAAAAGGGAATTACTCCTTACGAGGCTATAATTATTGCCTCTTTAATAGAAAAAGAGGCCAGACTGGAAACAGAGAAACCAATTATTTCAGCCGTTATTTATAACCGATTACGAAAAGGTATGCTATTGCAGATAGATGCAACGGTTCAATATAGTCTACCTGAATGGAAGGACAGGGTTTTATATAAAGATTTACGGATAGATTCTCGCTATAATACCTATAAATACCCCGGGCTGCCACCTGGTCCTATCTGTAATCCCGGTAAATCATCTATTGAGGCTGCCTTAAATCCAGCTGATGTTGATTATTTATTTTATTTTGCCCTTGAGGATGGTAGTCATATTTTTACAACAACCTATGAAGAACATTTAAGACAGCAAAATAAATACAGACGGGGTCTAGAAAATGAATGA
- a CDS encoding O-methyltransferase, translating into MNDDRSISFVKTTELLKNIEEEARRRYIPVVRPEVGQFLMILTRLVNPVRILEIGTAIGYSTIWMARGSSPGTEIVTIEKNEESAFEALENFKKAGIEDRINIKIGDALEIIPFLRRQFDLVFIDGAKGQYINYFDLVIDLLPIGGVIVADNVLYRGKVKKGGYIKHKHRTMVRNLRNYLDKINNHKLFDSTVIPVGDGISLSVRRKNSEKS; encoded by the coding sequence ATGAATGATGACAGGAGTATATCTTTTGTCAAAACAACAGAATTACTAAAAAATATTGAAGAAGAGGCCCGGAGGAGATATATACCAGTTGTCAGGCCTGAAGTGGGGCAATTCTTGATGATATTGACCAGATTGGTTAATCCGGTCCGCATTCTTGAAATAGGTACAGCAATTGGTTATTCAACAATCTGGATGGCCAGGGGTAGTAGCCCCGGAACCGAGATTGTGACCATAGAAAAAAATGAAGAATCTGCTTTTGAAGCACTGGAAAACTTTAAAAAGGCCGGGATTGAGGACAGGATAAATATTAAAATTGGGGATGCCCTTGAGATTATTCCATTTTTACGCCGCCAGTTTGACCTGGTTTTTATAGACGGTGCTAAAGGGCAGTATATTAATTATTTTGATCTTGTTATTGATTTGTTACCAATAGGAGGAGTAATAGTAGCCGACAATGTCCTTTACCGGGGTAAAGTTAAGAAGGGTGGATATATTAAACATAAACACCGGACCATGGTCAGAAATTTACGGAATTATTTAGATAAAATAAATAATCATAAATTATTTGATTCAACAGTAATACCTGTAGGAGATGGAATATCTTTGAGTGTTAGGAGGAAAAACAGTGAAAAAAGTTGA
- a CDS encoding peptidase U32 family protein, translated as MKKVELLAPAGNLEKLKLAILYGADAVYCGGLRFGLRYGADNFTPEELEEGTRFVHNHGGKIYITVNIYPHNNDLAKLPDYLHKLEEIGVDGLIVSDPGVIEFINREKIEIPLHLSTQANTVNWASASFWHKQGIERIILARELSREEIKEIRDRTSISLEMFVHGSMCISYSGRCLLSNYMVGRDANRGKCAHPCRWKYHLVEEQRPGEYYPVYENEQGTFIMNSKDLCLIEYLPDVISTGVDSLKIEGRMKSLHYVATVTRVYRKAIDSYYHDPENFKVKPEWLDELKKVSHRGYTTGFFISPPTGEDHNYNSSVYIRDHDFMGIIRDYDKKKNEAVVEVRHKFFKGDRVEVMGPDTTNFETTVNYIINENGEEVDEAPHPRELIRIPVTHKVKPYYLVRRKKS; from the coding sequence GTGAAAAAAGTTGAACTACTGGCTCCGGCAGGAAATCTAGAAAAATTAAAACTGGCTATTTTATATGGTGCCGATGCTGTTTACTGTGGTGGTTTGCGTTTTGGACTTCGTTATGGGGCTGATAACTTTACTCCTGAAGAACTGGAAGAAGGAACCAGATTTGTCCATAACCACGGAGGCAAAATTTATATAACGGTAAATATATATCCCCATAACAATGATCTGGCAAAGCTGCCAGACTATTTACATAAACTGGAAGAAATCGGGGTTGATGGTTTAATCGTGTCAGATCCCGGTGTAATTGAATTTATAAACAGGGAAAAAATAGAGATACCTCTCCATCTCAGTACTCAGGCCAATACTGTTAACTGGGCCAGTGCCAGCTTCTGGCATAAACAGGGTATTGAAAGAATAATTCTGGCCCGGGAATTGAGCCGTGAGGAAATAAAGGAAATTAGAGACAGAACCAGTATTTCCCTGGAAATGTTCGTTCATGGTTCAATGTGTATTTCCTATTCTGGTCGGTGTTTATTGAGCAATTATATGGTCGGGCGTGATGCCAACCGGGGGAAATGTGCCCATCCCTGTCGCTGGAAGTATCATCTGGTTGAGGAACAGCGACCCGGGGAATACTATCCAGTATATGAGAATGAACAGGGAACTTTTATTATGAATTCAAAAGACCTCTGCCTTATTGAGTATTTACCAGACGTTATTTCAACCGGGGTAGATAGTTTAAAGATAGAGGGACGAATGAAGAGCCTTCATTATGTAGCTACTGTAACCAGGGTTTACCGTAAGGCCATAGACTCTTATTATCATGATCCTGAAAATTTTAAGGTTAAACCTGAGTGGCTTGATGAGCTAAAGAAAGTAAGCCACCGGGGTTATACAACAGGGTTTTTTATCTCTCCTCCGACTGGAGAAGACCATAATTATAATTCTTCAGTATATATAAGGGATCATGACTTTATGGGGATTATCAGGGATTATGACAAAAAGAAAAATGAGGCTGTAGTTGAAGTCAGGCATAAATTCTTTAAAGGTGACAGGGTTGAGGTGATGGGACCGGATACAACTAATTTTGAAACAACTGTAAATTATATAATCAATGAAAACGGGGAAGAAGTGGATGAAGCTCCCCATCCCAGGGAGCTAATACGGATACCGGTAACCCATAAGGTTAAACCCTATTACCTTGTAAGGAGGAAAAAGTCATGA
- a CDS encoding DUF4911 domain-containing protein translates to MTSPDRDTQRIKVKVPPEEIVLIDMIFKASEGIATLTVDHKKKGVINLDVTEGTRADVMLILENLKKKIPLEILKE, encoded by the coding sequence ATGACATCTCCGGATAGAGATACCCAGCGAATTAAAGTAAAAGTACCACCAGAAGAGATTGTTTTGATCGATATGATATTTAAGGCTAGTGAAGGAATAGCCACCCTGACTGTTGACCATAAAAAAAAGGGGGTTATTAACCTTGATGTAACCGAAGGGACCAGGGCTGATGTTATGTTAATCCTGGAGAATTTAAAGAAAAAAATACCCCTTGAAATCCTAAAAGAATAA